One window of the Leptotrichia massiliensis genome contains the following:
- a CDS encoding OmpA family protein, translating into MKKLIILLMIVTGMSVQAEEILKKEEKINMGNTNYIPENPMSTQINFGFLPCIITDGKCVVHGFKVDGEKVNESESYDLKYIANMLNVHIEKGSLEIIGHTDSTGSKKHNLKLSLERAINAAKLLREYGLDKRFSIVKIIGKGGEEPMDTNETVEGRYNNRRIEIILNDLEYKESKFINE; encoded by the coding sequence ATGAAAAAATTAATTATACTTTTGATGATAGTAACAGGTATGAGTGTGCAGGCAGAGGAAATTTTAAAAAAAGAAGAAAAAATTAATATGGGAAATACTAATTATATTCCAGAAAACCCAATGTCAACTCAGATAAATTTTGGATTTCTGCCTTGTATTATAACAGATGGAAAATGCGTAGTTCATGGATTTAAGGTAGATGGAGAAAAAGTGAATGAATCTGAAAGTTATGATTTGAAATACATTGCAAATATGCTTAATGTCCATATAGAAAAAGGTTCTCTTGAAATTATAGGACATACAGATTCAACTGGTTCAAAAAAACATAATCTAAAATTATCTTTGGAAAGAGCAATAAATGCAGCTAAATTATTGCGGGAATATGGATTAGATAAAAGATTTTCCATTGTGAAAATTATAGGAAAAGGTGGGGAGGAACCTATGGATACAAATGAAACTGTAGAAGGAAGATATAATAATAGAAGAATTGAAATCATTTTAAATGATTTGGAATATAAAGAATCAAAATTTATAAATGAATAA
- a CDS encoding OmpA family protein, with translation MKKAVIFLVMAVGINAMAHLGGPCSVSEKKCVIRGFKVDGNVLNESEVSSIREIVDILNKYGKSGTIDVIGHTDSTGSQKHNLKLSETRAKNFARLMREFGLDKRFSFGKIKGEGANSPVDTDDRVEGRYNNRRVEILLNNVEFENQEGK, from the coding sequence ATGAAGAAAGCAGTTATATTTTTGGTAATGGCAGTTGGAATAAATGCAATGGCACATTTAGGAGGACCTTGTTCTGTAAGTGAGAAAAAATGTGTTATAAGAGGATTCAAGGTAGATGGAAATGTTCTGAATGAATCAGAAGTTTCTAGTATTAGAGAGATTGTTGATATATTGAATAAATATGGCAAATCAGGGACAATTGATGTTATAGGACATACAGATTCTACAGGTTCACAAAAACATAATTTAAAATTATCAGAAACAAGGGCAAAAAATTTTGCAAGATTAATGAGGGAATTTGGGCTAGATAAAAGATTTTCCTTTGGAAAAATAAAAGGTGAAGGAGCAAATTCGCCTGTGGATACAGATGACAGAGTTGAAGGTAGATATAATAACCGAAGGGTTGAAATTCTTTTGAATAATGTGGAATTTGAAAATCAAGAAGGTAAGTAA
- a CDS encoding YiiG family protein: MKKIGAIVVIMLVIVFLSWQTGKVEKKSLSGVSKEQIVLEKNKDKYNKHIRFYNRILNVDKGLLYYFEDAGMDKQFKNIQTEDIEADIAIDKNFIDKLKELSASKDKKDELDKKAIAMIPILEKMLPVAEEMKTYYKNKQYLQDNYAKAQTLHTELLASLDKYNQVTKSYKEVFEKKSNEIKKLMIKDYDKRKQFITYNQFIFIEEGDKIIKEIHKQELDASDFTVKGNAKKFKKIQEKMDKLFNKFEKSIKNTKQLGKEGYNPGDHSEFIQKANKFRQSVNVFIQRIEKKEKASHSSVSDSFFAQTEEGTPENVLANFNEVIKEHNKLLAKKTKK; this comes from the coding sequence ATGAAAAAAATAGGAGCAATAGTAGTAATAATGCTGGTTATTGTTTTTTTATCGTGGCAAACAGGAAAGGTAGAAAAGAAATCGTTAAGTGGTGTTTCAAAGGAACAGATTGTATTAGAGAAAAACAAAGATAAATATAATAAACATATACGATTTTATAACAGAATATTAAATGTTGATAAAGGGTTGTTGTATTATTTTGAAGATGCAGGAATGGATAAACAATTTAAAAATATTCAGACTGAAGATATTGAAGCAGATATTGCTATAGATAAAAACTTTATTGATAAATTAAAGGAATTATCAGCAAGCAAGGACAAAAAAGATGAACTAGATAAAAAGGCGATTGCTATGATTCCAATACTTGAAAAAATGTTGCCAGTTGCTGAAGAAATGAAAACATATTACAAAAACAAACAATATTTACAAGATAATTACGCAAAAGCACAAACATTGCATACAGAATTACTTGCTTCACTAGATAAATATAATCAAGTGACAAAAAGTTATAAAGAAGTTTTTGAAAAAAAATCCAATGAAATCAAAAAACTGATGATAAAAGATTATGATAAACGAAAACAATTTATAACATACAACCAATTTATATTTATTGAGGAAGGCGATAAAATTATAAAGGAAATCCATAAGCAAGAACTTGATGCAAGCGATTTTACAGTAAAAGGAAATGCCAAAAAATTCAAAAAAATTCAAGAAAAAATGGATAAACTTTTTAACAAATTTGAAAAATCTATAAAAAATACAAAACAACTCGGAAAAGAAGGATATAATCCTGGAGACCACAGTGAATTTATCCAGAAAGCAAATAAATTTAGACAATCTGTAAATGTATTTATCCAAAGAATAGAGAAAAAGGAAAAAGCTTCGCATTCATCTGTAAGTGATAGTTTCTTTGCACAGACTGAGGAAGGGACACCAGAAAATGTACTTGCAAACTTCAACGAAGTAATAAAGGAACACAACAAATTATTAGCGAAAAAAACTAAAAAATAA
- a CDS encoding PspA/IM30 family protein, whose product MAGILERFKTIMSSNINALLDKMEDPEKMIDQYLRDMEKDLGSVKAETVAVMAQESAVKRKVAECEDEIKKMENYAKKALQAGNEADARMFLEKKESIKIKLDSLEKEKMIAVENSLKMREMHDKLTSDIQKLNAKRNEIKAKIKMAKSAEKINSMTSSTGISGKMDSFNSIEEKVDRMLDEANASIELNSPKKDEVDDLMKKYDSGESESSSAVDEELERLKKEMGL is encoded by the coding sequence ATGGCTGGTATTTTAGAAAGATTTAAAACAATTATGTCGTCTAATATTAATGCATTATTGGACAAAATGGAGGATCCTGAAAAAATGATAGATCAGTATCTAAGAGATATGGAAAAGGATCTAGGTAGTGTAAAGGCCGAAACTGTTGCTGTAATGGCACAAGAAAGTGCTGTGAAGAGAAAAGTTGCTGAATGTGAAGATGAAATTAAAAAAATGGAAAATTATGCAAAAAAAGCTCTTCAAGCTGGAAATGAAGCGGACGCAAGAATGTTTTTGGAAAAGAAGGAGTCTATCAAGATAAAGCTGGATTCTTTGGAAAAGGAAAAAATGATTGCAGTTGAAAATTCTTTGAAAATGCGAGAAATGCATGATAAACTTACATCAGATATACAAAAACTTAATGCAAAAAGAAATGAAATAAAAGCAAAAATAAAAATGGCAAAATCTGCAGAAAAAATTAACTCAATGACATCTTCTACTGGAATAAGCGGGAAAATGGACTCATTTAATTCTATTGAAGAAAAAGTAGATAGAATGTTAGATGAAGCAAATGCGTCTATAGAGCTTAATTCACCTAAAAAAGATGAAGTAGATGATCTTATGAAAAAATATGACAGTGGAGAATCAGAAAGTTCATCAGCAGTTGATGAAGAACTGGAAAGATTGAAAAAGGAAATGGGTTTATAA
- a CDS encoding TlpA family protein disulfide reductase — protein sequence MKKLLVIISMFMVFLVGYGKTKPFEVNMEIGAKIPSFELREFSGKYIKSRKILNNGKPTLLVFAAEWCPHCHTELPEVQKFYDENKDSINVAVIFTSRRTNLTSTKQFVAENKFTFPVYYDANQSLMKGFKIKSVPTNVVIQNSVIENINEGILDYDSLKQLFYIN from the coding sequence ATGAAAAAATTATTAGTTATTATTTCAATGTTTATGGTATTTTTAGTTGGATACGGAAAAACAAAACCTTTTGAGGTAAATATGGAAATTGGAGCAAAGATTCCTAGCTTCGAGTTAAGAGAATTTAGTGGAAAATATATAAAAAGTAGAAAAATATTGAATAATGGTAAACCTACATTATTAGTATTTGCTGCTGAATGGTGTCCACACTGCCACACTGAATTACCAGAAGTTCAAAAATTTTATGATGAAAATAAAGATAGTATAAATGTAGCAGTTATATTTACAAGCAGAAGAACAAATTTAACATCAACAAAGCAATTTGTTGCAGAAAATAAATTTACTTTCCCCGTTTACTACGATGCCAATCAATCATTAATGAAAGGATTTAAAATTAAAAGCGTTCCAACTAACGTTGTAATTCAAAATTCAGTTATAGAAAATATTAATGAAGGAATACTGGATTACGATAGTTTAAAACAATTATTCTATATTAATTAG
- a CDS encoding SPFH domain-containing protein: protein MGLFGNQLANVVEWEQFNDEMIFWKWSNKEIKKGSRLIIRPGQDAIFLFNGKVEGVFENEGSYDIASQIVPFLSTLKGFKFGFNSGMRAEVLFVNTKEITVKWGTKNAINIPAPGLPGGMPIRAFGTMACKVDNHNVLIDKIAGIKQQFNIDDVKERVISMLDQLLMKWIAREGKDMFNLQVNSFEIGNGIKEDMDFEMRKIGLSIPSFSISSFSYPEEVKRMQEKAAGQSMVGDVNKYTQMSMADSMENGGGAGNMAGSMAGMQMGMMMGQQMANQMNQSNQMQNSQQSVGNAAAPKFCPECGTKTNGSKFCPECGTKLY, encoded by the coding sequence ATGGGATTATTTGGCAATCAGCTTGCGAACGTAGTAGAATGGGAGCAATTTAATGATGAGATGATTTTTTGGAAATGGTCAAATAAGGAAATAAAAAAAGGTTCAAGATTAATTATAAGACCTGGACAGGATGCAATTTTTCTTTTTAATGGAAAAGTAGAAGGTGTGTTTGAAAATGAGGGAAGTTATGATATTGCCTCTCAAATTGTGCCTTTTCTATCAACATTGAAGGGGTTTAAATTTGGATTTAATTCAGGAATGAGAGCAGAAGTGCTTTTTGTCAATACAAAAGAAATCACTGTAAAGTGGGGAACCAAAAACGCCATTAATATTCCAGCACCAGGACTTCCAGGAGGGATGCCAATAAGAGCCTTTGGTACAATGGCTTGTAAAGTCGATAACCATAACGTATTAATTGATAAAATTGCTGGAATTAAACAGCAATTTAATATTGATGATGTAAAGGAAAGAGTAATTTCAATGCTGGATCAGCTTCTTATGAAATGGATAGCAAGAGAAGGAAAGGATATGTTCAATCTTCAGGTAAATTCATTTGAAATAGGGAACGGCATAAAAGAAGATATGGACTTTGAAATGCGAAAAATAGGACTTTCTATTCCTAGTTTTTCTATTTCCAGCTTCAGTTACCCAGAAGAAGTCAAGAGAATGCAGGAAAAGGCGGCAGGACAAAGTATGGTTGGAGATGTAAATAAATATACTCAAATGTCTATGGCTGACTCAATGGAAAATGGCGGAGGAGCAGGAAATATGGCTGGAAGTATGGCAGGTATGCAGATGGGAATGATGATGGGACAGCAGATGGCAAATCAGATGAACCAGTCAAATCAAATGCAAAACAGCCAGCAATCTGTAGGAAACGCTGCCGCACCAAAGTTCTGCCCAGAATGCGGTACAAAAACAAACGGCAGTAAATTCTGCCCAGAATGTGGAACTAAATTGTATTGA